Part of the Lampris incognitus isolate fLamInc1 chromosome 1, fLamInc1.hap2, whole genome shotgun sequence genome is shown below.
GAaaaagacccccctccccccttttagtTGGTTGACTACAGCCCCGTATGAATATAAATCAACCGACTTGTTATACTAATATGATATCAGTCATCAGCCTGTTACCctaaaatctgttttgttttggggttttttatcCACTGAGATAATCACTCTCGTCTCTCCTACCCCAGGTGGACTGTCCTTGTGGTTGGTGCTGTGGCTGGTGGCAGTGAAGCCAGGCGGGGCCACGGCTTGCCCTCGGCTGTGCGTTTGTTACCCATCGCCCATGACAGTGAGCTGCCAGTCCCAGAACTTCACCGCGGTGCCGGCGGGTGTGCCCTACGACTCGCAGCGCGTCTTTCTCCAGAACAACCGCATCACAGAGCTCCGGGCGGACTCTTTTGGCTTTGAGACACAGGTAGGGAATGGAgatgtgtgtcatgtgtgtgtgcgtgtgtgtgtgaccatgtttttctatcctaatggggacatttggtccccattaggatagaaaaaccagaaaccacctaccttgtggggccattttatggggcccaacaagtaaaagggtctgttttagtgttaggacttggttttagggttaaggttagaattagggttaggttaaggttagggtaagggttagggttaggcatgtagtttgcgtggttaaggttagggtaagggttaggaaatgaatgtagtcaatgagggggccccacaagtatagatttgcgagtatatgtgtgtgtgtgtgtattgggtggAAGGGATATTTTTACAATCACTGATGATAGAAGAATTGTATTGTTAGCagtaattttttggggggggggggttgcttatgTTTCCAAGAAGTCATTACCTGGTATTTAAGACAAATTCTTCACACATCCATCATTTTCCCACCTCCCCTTTTTTAAACGCTCTTGCAGGTGCTATGGCTGTACAGTAACAACATCACGTGGATCGAGGCAGGAGCCTTCAGTAACCTCCGGGTGCTGGAGGAGCTGGACCTCGGGGACAACCCTCAGTTGCGACGCCTGGAAGGTGGAGCCTTCAGGGGCTTGGAGAAGCTGCAGAGCCTGCACATGCACCGCTGCAAGCTGGCTGCTCTCCCCCATGACCTCTTCCACAAGCTGTATAGCCTGCAGTTTCTCTACCTGCAGGTATGAGGgggccccctccacacacacacacacacacacatgcatttgtaAGCACACATGCAGGCTTGCAAGAACACACATGCAAATAAAATGAGATGATAGTACTTACTCTATCACAGCTGGACATAAAGCCATATAGGGTGTGGGTATACTTCTCAAGCAAAACTAAGAACTTCTGTCAAAAAAGTGTACACTATTTGGGCAAATTGCCCAATGTGACCATCCATAACCATaaccaaagacaaaaaaaaatatgaTGCTAACTTTGAGCTGATATGGGTAGAACTGAGTGAAGCATGCACATTTTGAAGACAAAATGTTGTGCACACAGTAGGGAGCATGCATGCAGTCCTCTCATCTGAAGAGTAGTCTAGTTGCCAGGCAGAATGGATCTCAGATGCAAAATGTTCAAACATATCTTGTATCTACTAACATCGCAGACTACCATCAGCTGTGACTTCGACCAAAAAAAGCACATATACTCAGCACATATGGTCAGCTAAATGTTAAAGTAACATAATTAAGCTATTACTACATGTACTTAATTTCATCAGTACAACAGTTTTCAGTCAAAAAAAGGGAGCAAAGATTTGTGATTGCACTTTATATGTTCATTCTGCAGCAGACCAAAAACTCCAGTTGTTTAAAGTGGAGTCAATCAATCAAAAATGTCATGTTTTATGTTTCTATAAAATGCTGAATGTCATTATTTTCTATACATTGCTCAGGAGAACCAGCTCCACTTTCTGCAGGATGACCTGTTCTCTGACTTGGTCAACCTCACCCATCTGTTCCTGCATGGAAACCGTATCCGTGCCTTGTCTGAGAATGTGTTTCGAGGCCTGGTCAACCTGGACCGCCTCCTTCTCCATGACAACCGCATCAGGCAGGTCAACCGTAGGGCCTTCCGCGACCTGGGCCGCCTCACCATCCTCTACCTGTTCAACAACTCTCTGGCGGAGCTGCCGGGACAGGCCATGAGAGATACCCAGGGCATCCAATTCCTCCGCCTCAACGCTAACCCCTGGTCCTGCGGATGCGAAGCGCGTCCCCTCTGGGAGTGGTTCCGCAAGGCCCGGATCTCCTCCTCTGAGCTGGTCTGTGCCTCACCGTCTCCACGTCGCGGCCAGGATCTCCGCTTCCTCCGGGAGATGGACTTTGCCCTCTGCCCCATGCCAGACCCAGGCTCCCTTGCCgggtccaccaccaccactttcagCACTAAGACCCGCTGGTGGTTCTCCAAGCATAAGCCGGCGTCCTCGTCCAAGTCCATGTACCAGAAGAGCACCGAGACGGTCAAGGCATTCCCCTTCTCCTCAGGCAAGCCCCAGAGCTTCCCCAAAGGCCCTGTTTCCACCTCCTTCTCCTCCAAGTACGAACTCTCCGAGGATGAGGTTGCGCTGCCCAAACTGGACCAGGAGGAGTACTGGGCCAACTACGGCAGCGAAGATGCTTCCATCCGCTGCTTGGAGCTTGAATGTCCTCCAGGCTATGACAGCTCAGCCTTCtccccgtcctcctcctcccacaCCACCCCGTCgctcgtcttcctcctcctctccctctctgtagtgaccctctccctcactctcctctTTGGCTGAACTCCCCTCTCTACCATGGCATTTCTTCTCCTCTAATTTCTCTGCCTGCTCTTTTCTTCTCttaaacaaaaaccaaacaaccTGGATCTTGATTTCTTTCAGTCGCCTCCTCGAAGTGCAGGAGGTGCTCCACTGATGCAGGAGACAGGCAGGGCAGTAGGGAGCTGCTGTAAGGAGCTGAGCTCAGTTTAATTGATGCAGTGCAAGACAAGACTTTAGCGGAAATGCGGCTAATCGCAACTCGATTAGGAACGGCTTGAAAACAAAACAGAGGCGACATCAGAGAACAGAGATTCAAGCATCTCAGCAGTGAGGCAGCGGCTAATATGAGCGAGCTGAGAAACCTTCAGTTATGCCACACAACACATCACATTACACACCCAGGACAAGCATTCGACCCAGTGGGGtcgtcagggtttttttttacaacagcGTAGCTATTTCAGTTTCGGAATCGAACATAGCAGGTGGCGTGACGCCGAATACTCAGCTATTTACAACGTCCGCTAGGTGTTCTCCATAAAGTCCAAActttatcgggggggggggggggaatgacacCAAACTGTGACGAAAACTTACAGCTAGTTTGATATGATTGCTAAGAAATACATGGCAATACAAGAAGTTCAGGAGAAATCTTTACATAGTTCACTTCGGACGCTAAAGAAGAACAAAACGATGAGGGGCGGATAAAAAACTGGAAGTAGTCGGTAGTCGAGAGGGATGGGTTGAAGAGAGAGGCCTACATCACAGTCGAATGCGGCTAGCCTGTCGAAGGAGAGGCTAGGGAAGAGAGGATTATGGGTAATTGTGGAGTCTACACCCAGGGGCAGGTTGGAGAGCCAGCGTGGGGCCTCTAGCGAGACTCTCATCCCTCCTGCTCTGACATCTCAGACTCGGTCTTCACTGCCGCCGAACGTGCCCGCAAACCACCACTGACTCTCACTCTTGTACATACGGCACTGCACAACAGGACTGTAAATAGAGTACACACATACAACACTGAAGGGTAGTTTTATGTAAGAGCCCCCCCCACGCTTCACTTTTCCTCTTCGTGTTTTCTGTTCCTTTCTGTTtcttttttgattattgccaggAGTGATGCTGTCTAGTGTTTAAGTAGAGTCTGTGAAATAGAGTCACTTAGATCCTGTTGAAAAGACACAAATGAAATgctgtgagcccccccccccccatttctccctcGTGGTTTTTTTTTCCTCGAGTCTTTTTCTATGAGAACACCTTCTTTTTCCAGTGCTCATGTTCCCTGACTGTTTTCTCATTCATGATATGAGCTCCGTCGGCTGAGTGTAACTGAGGGCAGCCAGCAGACCAGAGACGAGCCGTTT
Proteins encoded:
- the LOC130122585 gene encoding reticulon-4 receptor-like 2, which encodes METRCSVRSARRSGSSHDFKSGLSLWLVLWLVAVKPGGATACPRLCVCYPSPMTVSCQSQNFTAVPAGVPYDSQRVFLQNNRITELRADSFGFETQVLWLYSNNITWIEAGAFSNLRVLEELDLGDNPQLRRLEGGAFRGLEKLQSLHMHRCKLAALPHDLFHKLYSLQFLYLQENQLHFLQDDLFSDLVNLTHLFLHGNRIRALSENVFRGLVNLDRLLLHDNRIRQVNRRAFRDLGRLTILYLFNNSLAELPGQAMRDTQGIQFLRLNANPWSCGCEARPLWEWFRKARISSSELVCASPSPRRGQDLRFLREMDFALCPMPDPGSLAGSTTTTFSTKTRWWFSKHKPASSSKSMYQKSTETVKAFPFSSGKPQSFPKGPVSTSFSSKYELSEDEVALPKLDQEEYWANYGSEDASIRCLELECPPGYDSSAFSPSSSSHTTPSLVFLLLSLSVVTLSLTLLFG